One genomic segment of Vibrio fluvialis includes these proteins:
- the lhgO gene encoding L-2-hydroxyglutarate oxidase yields MNTHFDYVIVGGGIVGVSTAWQLKQQYPDKSILLVEKEAGFSRHQTGHNSGVIHAGVYYAPGSLKADFCKRGVERTLSFCAKHDIPVENCGKLLVATNEVEFERMQALFERCLQNELDVELLDAAQLKLAEPNITGLGAIYVKATSIVNYRLVTEKMAEEFKALGGEVCLSTEVVGLNETEQEISVQCRYKGSPITFHSQFLVSCSGLMADRMTKMLGLETDFQIIPYRGEYYRLAPKHNQVVKHLIYPIPDPELPFLGVHLTRMIDGSVTVGPNAVQGFKREGYGKVNISVRDVWEMLRFSGFWKVTAKNLKTGLVEMKNSLWKPGYLQLVRKYCPSIELADLQPYPAGIRAQAVLSDGTLVHDFLFAESPRSLHVCNAPSPAATSAMPIGEYICQKIADKAPPAQSQAA; encoded by the coding sequence ATGAACACCCATTTTGATTATGTGATTGTGGGCGGCGGTATTGTTGGTGTTTCGACGGCCTGGCAACTCAAACAGCAATATCCGGATAAGTCGATTCTGCTGGTGGAGAAAGAGGCAGGCTTCTCCCGCCATCAGACCGGGCACAACAGCGGGGTGATCCATGCGGGCGTCTACTACGCGCCCGGCAGCCTCAAAGCGGATTTTTGCAAACGCGGCGTGGAGCGCACGTTGTCGTTCTGCGCCAAACACGATATTCCGGTAGAGAATTGCGGCAAACTTCTGGTCGCCACCAACGAGGTTGAGTTTGAACGTATGCAGGCGCTGTTTGAGCGTTGCCTGCAAAATGAACTCGATGTGGAACTGCTCGATGCCGCGCAACTGAAACTGGCGGAGCCTAACATCACTGGCCTTGGTGCGATTTACGTCAAAGCGACCAGCATCGTCAACTACCGTTTAGTGACCGAGAAAATGGCGGAAGAGTTCAAAGCATTAGGTGGTGAAGTGTGTCTGAGCACCGAAGTGGTGGGGTTGAATGAAACCGAGCAGGAGATCAGCGTGCAGTGTCGTTATAAAGGCTCGCCGATCACTTTCCACAGCCAGTTCCTGGTGTCGTGCTCTGGCCTGATGGCTGATCGCATGACCAAGATGCTGGGGCTGGAGACGGATTTTCAAATCATCCCGTATCGCGGTGAATACTATCGCCTTGCGCCAAAACACAATCAGGTGGTGAAACACCTGATTTACCCGATTCCGGATCCTGAACTGCCGTTTTTGGGCGTGCACTTAACGCGCATGATTGATGGTTCGGTCACGGTTGGGCCGAATGCGGTGCAAGGGTTTAAGCGCGAAGGTTATGGCAAAGTGAACATCAGCGTGCGCGATGTGTGGGAGATGCTTCGCTTTAGTGGTTTTTGGAAAGTGACCGCGAAGAACTTGAAAACCGGGTTGGTGGAGATGAAAAACTCGCTGTGGAAGCCAGGCTATCTGCAACTGGTTCGCAAGTATTGCCCGAGCATTGAATTGGCGGACTTACAACCTTATCCGGCGGGCATTCGCGCTCAGGCGGTGTTGTCGGATGGCACCTTGGTGCATGATTTTCTGTTTGCGGAAAGCCCACGCAGCTTGCATGTGTGCAATGCGCCATCGCCGGCCGCAACGTCGGCAATGCCGATTGGTGAATACATCTGCCAGAAAATCGCAGATAAAGCGCCGCCCGCGCAGTCTCAGGCCGCGTAA
- a CDS encoding DUF3820 family protein, which produces MLEKENLLKLTRVQMPFGKYAGRVLIDLPEEYLLWFDKKGFPEGELGQLLQLCLALKIEGLDSVVKPLKRM; this is translated from the coding sequence ATGTTAGAAAAAGAAAACTTGCTGAAACTGACTCGGGTGCAGATGCCGTTTGGCAAATACGCCGGACGCGTGCTGATTGACCTGCCGGAAGAGTATCTGTTGTGGTTCGATAAAAAAGGCTTTCCGGAAGGCGAACTGGGGCAACTGCTGCAGTTGTGCCTGGCGTTGAAAATTGAAGGTCTCGACAGTGTGGTCAAGCCACTGAAACGGATGTAG
- a CDS encoding TAXI family TRAP transporter solute-binding subunit has translation MKHKRLAKTLLAAAASFGLLAGAHAAEERSYILATASTGGTYYPVGVALATLSKVKLSPTYHFSLSAISSAGSGENVKMLNENEAQFAILQGLYGAWAWAGEGPYKERQTQLRSVSMLWQNVEHFIVRSDLAPNGSIADMANMQGKKFSIGSKNSGTEYSGRQIMKGLSIDPDSFNLAYLGYSGSASALQNGTIDGMNTPAGVPVGAVTQAFAALGNDIKILSFTDEQIKQANGNYELWTKYVIPANTYPGLDKPITTIAQPNFLAVRDDISEEDVYQLTKTMYENLAFLQGIHKATKAMAIEKAIAGLPLPLHPGAARYYKEVGINIPAQLIAE, from the coding sequence ATGAAACACAAACGCCTGGCCAAAACCCTACTGGCCGCCGCCGCTTCTTTTGGTCTGCTGGCAGGAGCGCACGCTGCTGAAGAACGCAGCTACATTCTGGCGACCGCTTCAACCGGTGGTACTTACTACCCAGTTGGTGTTGCTCTGGCGACACTGAGCAAAGTTAAACTGAGTCCGACTTACCACTTCTCCCTTTCTGCTATCAGCTCTGCGGGGTCGGGCGAAAACGTCAAAATGCTCAACGAGAATGAAGCGCAATTTGCGATTCTGCAAGGCCTGTACGGCGCTTGGGCATGGGCGGGTGAAGGCCCATACAAAGAGCGTCAGACACAACTGCGCTCGGTTTCTATGCTGTGGCAGAACGTCGAACACTTCATTGTACGTTCTGATTTAGCGCCAAACGGCAGCATTGCCGATATGGCGAATATGCAGGGCAAGAAATTCTCAATCGGTTCGAAAAACTCAGGCACAGAGTACTCGGGTCGCCAGATCATGAAAGGTCTGAGCATCGATCCGGACAGCTTCAATCTGGCGTATCTGGGCTACAGCGGCAGTGCCAGTGCGCTGCAAAACGGCACGATTGATGGCATGAACACGCCAGCAGGTGTCCCTGTCGGTGCGGTAACTCAGGCGTTTGCGGCGCTGGGTAACGATATCAAAATCCTGTCGTTCACTGATGAGCAAATCAAACAGGCGAACGGCAACTATGAGCTGTGGACCAAATACGTCATTCCAGCCAACACTTACCCAGGTCTGGATAAGCCAATCACCACCATCGCGCAGCCAAACTTCCTGGCGGTGCGTGATGACATCTCAGAAGAAGATGTGTACCAGCTGACCAAAACCATGTACGAAAACCTGGCGTTCCTGCAAGGCATCCATAAAGCGACCAAAGCCATGGCGATTGAAAAAGCCATCGCTGGCCTGCCTCTGCCATTGCACCCAGGTGCGGCTCGTTACTACAAAGAAGTGGGCATCAACATCCCGGCTCAGTTAATCGCTGAGTAA
- a CDS encoding YggL family protein, which yields MTTNRSKRLRKKLYVGEFQVLGFAFSCKVNTDDDTQYDVLLDSFIDFIESRNLVMGGGANHESFDGFVVAEGRYDSATDEDRAAVEKWLSEQAMCSQVQVEALVDINHGE from the coding sequence ATGACAACCAACAGAAGCAAACGACTGAGAAAGAAACTTTACGTGGGCGAATTTCAGGTACTGGGCTTCGCGTTTTCGTGCAAGGTGAACACCGATGATGACACGCAATACGACGTGCTGCTCGACAGCTTCATCGATTTCATTGAGAGCCGCAATCTGGTGATGGGCGGCGGCGCGAATCACGAGTCGTTTGATGGGTTTGTGGTTGCCGAAGGCCGCTACGATTCAGCAACGGATGAAGACCGTGCAGCGGTTGAAAAGTGGCTGAGCGAACAGGCGATGTGCTCACAGGTTCAGGTGGAAGCTTTGGTTGACATCAACCACGGCGAGTAA
- the manA gene encoding mannose-6-phosphate isomerase, class I has protein sequence MALFKLDNVIQNYAWGSKSALTEMFGIANPQQQPQAEIWMGAHPNGCAKVHGTGESLADLLAKNGKRYLGEYTAARFAELPFLLKVLSAEAPLSIQVHPNKRNAEIGFERENQQGIALNSPQRNYKDANHKPELVYALTFYRAMNGFRPIPDIIELFGQISIQALEQDLALLESQPTNAGLKVFFTTLMTMNDERKTEVLQQLKQSMLRPAKTSQLREALQYIEEFEQLFPHDIGLLAPLFLNTVELAPGEAMFLHAETPHAYVRGTALEIMANSDNVLRAGLTPKHIDVAELIRNTSFDPMNPQEIKLAPVHKDGKQSYPVPVDDFAFDILTVTDEIREQYIRSAEILFCIDGQVNVTCEEHTIVLSAGESAFISNDALRFSYAGQGTLARAYN, from the coding sequence ATGGCACTGTTTAAACTGGATAATGTCATTCAGAACTACGCTTGGGGCAGCAAAAGTGCTCTGACGGAGATGTTTGGAATCGCCAATCCACAGCAGCAACCTCAGGCCGAAATCTGGATGGGGGCACACCCCAATGGTTGTGCCAAGGTGCATGGTACGGGCGAGTCGTTGGCGGATCTTCTGGCGAAGAATGGCAAACGCTATCTGGGGGAGTACACGGCAGCAAGATTTGCTGAACTGCCGTTTTTGCTCAAAGTGTTATCCGCTGAGGCACCGTTGTCGATTCAGGTTCACCCCAATAAGCGCAATGCGGAAATCGGATTTGAACGCGAAAATCAACAAGGAATTGCGCTGAATTCGCCGCAGCGAAACTACAAGGACGCGAATCACAAACCAGAGTTAGTTTACGCGCTCACTTTTTATCGTGCGATGAATGGCTTTCGTCCGATTCCGGACATCATCGAATTATTTGGTCAGATCAGTATTCAAGCGCTAGAACAAGATTTGGCGCTGCTTGAGAGCCAGCCAACTAACGCTGGGTTAAAAGTGTTTTTTACCACGTTAATGACGATGAACGATGAGCGAAAAACTGAAGTATTGCAGCAACTTAAACAGTCAATGTTGCGTCCGGCTAAAACGTCACAACTGCGTGAAGCTTTGCAGTATATCGAAGAATTTGAGCAGTTGTTTCCCCATGATATCGGCCTGCTTGCTCCGCTGTTTCTCAATACTGTAGAGCTGGCCCCGGGGGAAGCGATGTTCCTGCATGCAGAAACCCCCCATGCGTATGTTCGAGGAACGGCGTTGGAAATTATGGCCAATTCCGACAACGTACTCCGAGCCGGGTTGACGCCTAAACATATCGACGTTGCAGAGTTGATTCGTAACACCAGCTTTGACCCGATGAATCCACAAGAGATCAAACTGGCTCCGGTTCACAAAGATGGCAAACAAAGCTATCCGGTTCCGGTGGATGATTTTGCCTTCGATATTTTAACGGTGACCGATGAAATCCGAGAGCAGTACATCCGCAGCGCAGAGATCCTATTCTGCATTGATGGGCAAGTGAATGTGACGTGCGAAGAACACACGATTGTGTTGTCGGCGGGTGAGTCGGCATTTATCAGTAATGATGCATTACGTTTCAGTTATGCCGGCCAGGGAACACTTGCTCGGGCATACAACTAG
- a CDS encoding TRAP transporter permease — protein sequence MSEPLDQELQKYELPTRDAFPWVTKTIAVLGVLLSLAHIWFNTFSTLPELWISATHFVGFAMICALWYPASIRWRDSKIALGVDVMIALAALACLIYIPLAEDALYARGVKFVTSDWVFAIMAIVIAIEMIRRTMGWFIPILIIVCLSYVVLWGKWAGGIFHFPGLSMETLLYRSFYSSEGMFGSISRISWSFVFMFILFGAFLVRSGVGDYIIDVSRAAAGKVIGGPGFIAVLASGLMGSVSGSSVANTVSTGVITIPMMKKAGFPSRFAAGVEAAASTGGQLMPPVMGAGAFIMASYTQIPYVDIVAVSFIPALIYFLSVAFFVRIEAKRSGVQKITTSDESFLKVLVSGWHNLIPLFVLVTLLVQGFTPTYAAGLSILSVIVASWFSKEHRMGIKEIIDALEQGAKNMATTAVLLVGIGLVINVISTTGIGNTFSLMIDNWSGGDLLTMLVLITLASLVLGMGLPVTAAYIVLGTLSAPALYKLIAESQLVDMIAAGQLPEQAKAIFMLAAPDKLELLNAPMALEKAKELVELVPADFLDTLLQQSLGLEAVGLALLSAHLIIFWLSQDSNVTPPVCLTAFAAATIAKTPPMRTGLTAWKIAKGLYLVPLLIAYTQLIDWDPMTVITIGFFAIVGTYAMIGAIEGFLEGPLNWPIRALLAVIGIALVWPNIPLLVRVVCVALFIAIFIYSGRRPNVAMKTASA from the coding sequence ATGAGTGAACCACTGGATCAAGAACTACAAAAATATGAACTGCCAACCCGCGATGCCTTTCCGTGGGTGACGAAAACCATTGCTGTGCTCGGTGTGCTGCTGTCGCTCGCCCACATCTGGTTTAATACTTTTTCAACGTTGCCGGAGCTGTGGATCTCCGCCACCCACTTTGTCGGTTTTGCGATGATCTGCGCGCTGTGGTACCCGGCCAGCATTCGCTGGCGTGACAGCAAAATCGCGCTCGGCGTCGACGTAATGATTGCCCTGGCAGCGCTAGCGTGCCTGATTTATATCCCTCTGGCAGAAGATGCACTCTATGCGCGCGGCGTGAAATTCGTCACCAGTGATTGGGTGTTTGCCATTATGGCGATTGTGATTGCGATTGAAATGATTCGCCGCACCATGGGCTGGTTCATTCCCATCTTGATTATTGTCTGCCTGAGCTACGTGGTGTTGTGGGGCAAATGGGCGGGGGGCATTTTCCATTTCCCGGGCCTGAGCATGGAAACCCTGCTGTATCGCAGCTTCTATTCTTCTGAAGGGATGTTCGGGTCGATTTCCCGTATCAGTTGGAGCTTTGTCTTCATGTTCATCCTGTTTGGCGCCTTTCTGGTGCGCTCCGGGGTGGGCGATTACATCATTGACGTCTCGCGCGCCGCTGCGGGCAAAGTCATTGGCGGGCCGGGCTTTATTGCCGTGTTGGCTTCCGGTCTGATGGGGTCGGTGTCGGGTTCCAGTGTGGCGAACACTGTATCGACGGGCGTGATCACCATTCCGATGATGAAGAAAGCGGGCTTCCCGTCGCGATTTGCAGCGGGTGTTGAAGCCGCCGCGTCTACGGGGGGGCAATTGATGCCGCCAGTAATGGGCGCCGGGGCATTCATCATGGCGTCTTATACCCAAATTCCGTATGTTGATATTGTCGCGGTGTCGTTTATTCCAGCGCTGATCTACTTCTTGTCGGTGGCGTTTTTCGTCCGTATCGAAGCCAAACGCAGCGGCGTACAGAAGATAACCACCAGTGACGAATCGTTCCTCAAAGTGCTGGTGTCGGGCTGGCATAATCTGATCCCGCTGTTTGTGCTGGTCACGCTGTTGGTGCAAGGTTTTACCCCGACTTATGCGGCGGGCCTGTCGATTCTGTCGGTGATTGTCGCGTCATGGTTCTCGAAAGAACACCGCATGGGCATCAAAGAAATCATTGATGCGCTTGAGCAGGGTGCGAAAAACATGGCCACTACGGCTGTGCTGCTGGTGGGTATTGGTCTGGTCATTAACGTAATCAGTACCACCGGTATCGGCAACACGTTCTCGCTGATGATTGATAACTGGTCTGGCGGCGATCTGCTGACCATGTTGGTGCTGATCACGCTGGCGTCTTTGGTGCTCGGAATGGGTCTGCCGGTAACGGCAGCGTACATCGTATTGGGCACACTTTCTGCGCCTGCGCTGTACAAACTGATTGCAGAAAGCCAGTTGGTCGACATGATTGCTGCTGGTCAGTTGCCTGAACAGGCCAAAGCGATCTTCATGCTGGCCGCGCCGGATAAACTGGAACTGCTCAATGCGCCGATGGCGCTGGAAAAAGCCAAAGAGTTGGTGGAGTTGGTGCCGGCAGACTTCCTCGATACGCTGCTGCAACAAAGCTTGGGTCTTGAAGCGGTGGGCTTGGCGCTGCTTTCTGCGCACCTCATCATCTTTTGGCTGTCGCAAGACAGTAACGTCACACCACCCGTGTGTCTGACGGCATTTGCTGCGGCAACGATTGCCAAAACACCGCCAATGCGCACAGGCCTGACGGCGTGGAAAATTGCCAAAGGCTTGTATCTGGTGCCGCTGTTGATTGCCTATACCCAGTTGATCGACTGGGATCCGATGACCGTGATCACAATTGGTTTCTTCGCCATTGTCGGCACGTACGCCATGATCGGTGCCATTGAAGGCTTTTTGGAAGGCCCGCTCAACTGGCCGATACGCGCACTGCTGGCGGTGATTGGTATCGCGTTGGTGTGGCCAAACATTCCGTTGCTGGTTCGCGTGGTGTGTGTCGCACTGTTTATTGCGATTTTCATCTACAGTGGCCGACGTCCGAACGTCGCCATGAAAACGGCTTCAGCATAA
- the arfB gene encoding alternative ribosome rescue aminoacyl-tRNA hydrolase ArfB translates to MLVISNNVTLADWEIEINAIRSAGNGGQNVNKVATAIHLRFDIQRSSLPAIYKERLLKVSDSRITSDGVIVIKSQEFRTQLQNKEAALERLKELILSAMVVQKKRRATKPTLGSQRRRMDGKSKRGETKVLRKKVDY, encoded by the coding sequence ATGTTGGTTATTTCAAACAACGTCACGCTGGCCGACTGGGAAATCGAAATCAACGCGATTCGTTCGGCGGGCAATGGCGGTCAGAATGTTAATAAAGTCGCCACCGCGATTCATCTGCGCTTTGATATTCAGCGCTCGTCGCTGCCAGCTATTTACAAAGAACGATTGCTTAAAGTTTCCGACAGCCGCATTACATCAGATGGCGTAATCGTGATTAAATCGCAGGAATTTCGCACCCAACTACAAAATAAAGAGGCCGCGCTGGAGCGACTCAAAGAGCTGATCTTGTCTGCGATGGTGGTGCAGAAAAAGCGCCGTGCGACCAAACCGACGCTGGGCTCACAACGCCGCCGTATGGATGGTAAATCCAAACGTGGCGAAACCAAGGTTTTGAGAAAGAAAGTCGATTATTGA
- a CDS encoding cystatin domain-containing protein, with amino-acid sequence MKKFVIPCLGLILLAGCDQAQQSAAEGNSTQNAVPQVTDNATSAMCSNEKLAGGWHDADVSPEAEQAVDAVLAQMGNNVRLKSILAVKTQVVNGTNYAIEFDTQDGQVWHAVVYRTLDGEFTITQGATLGDLCG; translated from the coding sequence ATGAAAAAGTTCGTTATCCCTTGCCTCGGTCTGATTCTGCTGGCCGGGTGCGATCAGGCTCAGCAATCCGCAGCAGAAGGCAATTCGACCCAAAACGCAGTACCGCAGGTGACCGACAATGCCACCAGCGCCATGTGCAGCAATGAGAAGCTGGCCGGAGGCTGGCACGACGCCGACGTCTCTCCGGAAGCAGAACAAGCGGTAGACGCAGTGCTGGCTCAGATGGGCAACAACGTGCGGCTGAAATCGATTCTTGCGGTGAAAACGCAGGTGGTCAACGGCACCAACTATGCTATTGAGTTTGATACGCAAGATGGTCAGGTTTGGCACGCTGTGGTGTATCGCACCCTCGATGGTGAGTTCACCATCACCCAAGGCGCAACACTGGGCGATTTGTGTGGCTAA
- a CDS encoding GNAT family N-acetyltransferase: MDFSLRQATPNDMEFLLTLRDVTMRHYLEQVGAPTSREAFLQRIHYHFDDAKIVLIDGQPAGLFKATFLPDRNQWYLVQIQVHPDFQNAQIGSRLIATLIEQAKTEGASVGLSVLKSNPAQHLYARLGFQRTGESEFEYDMVYPA, from the coding sequence ATGGATTTTAGCCTGCGACAGGCCACCCCAAACGATATGGAATTTTTGCTGACGCTGCGTGATGTCACCATGCGCCATTACCTTGAACAAGTTGGTGCGCCGACGTCGCGCGAGGCCTTTCTTCAGCGAATTCACTACCATTTTGATGACGCCAAAATCGTTCTCATTGATGGCCAACCCGCCGGGCTATTCAAAGCCACCTTCTTACCCGATCGCAATCAATGGTATCTGGTGCAAATTCAGGTACATCCCGATTTTCAGAATGCCCAAATCGGCAGCCGCCTGATTGCCACATTAATTGAGCAAGCCAAAACAGAAGGCGCCAGCGTTGGTTTGAGCGTGCTGAAAAGCAATCCGGCGCAGCACCTGTATGCGCGGCTTGGATTTCAGCGTACTGGCGAGTCTGAATTTGAATACGACATGGTGTATCCGGCATGA
- a CDS encoding SRPBCC family protein → MNEVHHLSLYIDCPVQTVYQFASNPVNLPLWAAGLAQSNVIQEGNLWLVEAPFGRVRIEFAPANPFGVMDHTVELEDGERVYNPMRVVPHGEGCEFTFTLFRRDGMSDEAFFRDKMAVINDLNALKERMENH, encoded by the coding sequence ATGAACGAAGTGCACCACCTCAGTCTTTACATCGACTGCCCAGTGCAGACGGTGTATCAATTTGCGTCTAATCCCGTCAATCTGCCTTTGTGGGCGGCTGGATTAGCGCAGTCCAACGTGATTCAAGAGGGCAACCTCTGGTTGGTTGAGGCGCCGTTTGGTCGGGTGCGGATTGAATTCGCTCCGGCCAATCCCTTTGGCGTCATGGACCACACGGTCGAACTTGAAGATGGCGAACGGGTGTATAACCCGATGCGCGTTGTGCCCCATGGCGAAGGCTGCGAATTCACCTTCACCCTATTTCGCCGCGATGGCATGAGCGATGAAGCCTTCTTTCGCGATAAAATGGCGGTCATCAACGATCTCAACGCGTTAAAAGAGCGCATGGAAAACCACTGA
- a CDS encoding sigma-54-dependent transcriptional regulator, protein MSSQDALPIALIEDDDIVRQATSQWLQLAGFDVCVFADGRAALEGLKAQRFATIISDVRLPDYDGVEMLSELKSLQPHTPVILITGHGDVDMAVKALQKGAYDFIEKPFNPERLSSTVADAVSKFHSEAQSQDRSHYLSTLQGLEQVLIGRSKVMTALREQIAKVAAIDTNVIIYGETGCGKELVATCLHQESPRRHFNFVPINCGAIPESLFESELFGHEAGAFTGAVKKRIGKLEFADKGTLFLDEIESMPLSMQVKVLRALQEHVVERVGGNQKVAIDLRVIAAAKEDLLEHPEFRQDLFYRLNVAQLYLPPLRERDEDALLLFEHFTLQANPQTRVASEADQHALLSYAWPGNVRELRNVAIRFALDESLTVGEILASRPNATTEEASAGLPLSIQLQTFERKVIHDALTRHRGSISDTMRELDLPRRTLNQKMQKYGLNRSDYTQDDEETRSQSSGK, encoded by the coding sequence ATGAGTAGTCAGGACGCATTACCGATCGCGTTAATTGAAGATGATGACATTGTCCGTCAGGCCACCAGTCAGTGGCTGCAACTGGCGGGCTTTGATGTATGTGTGTTCGCCGACGGGCGAGCCGCGCTGGAAGGATTAAAGGCGCAGCGCTTTGCGACCATCATCAGTGATGTTCGCCTGCCGGATTACGATGGCGTAGAAATGTTGTCTGAGCTGAAAAGCCTGCAGCCGCATACGCCAGTGATCTTGATCACGGGTCATGGCGATGTGGACATGGCGGTTAAAGCGCTGCAAAAAGGCGCGTACGACTTTATTGAAAAGCCGTTTAATCCGGAGCGCCTGTCGAGCACCGTCGCGGATGCGGTGAGTAAGTTTCACAGTGAAGCGCAGTCGCAAGACAGAAGCCATTATCTCTCCACGCTGCAAGGGCTGGAGCAAGTCCTGATCGGGCGCAGTAAAGTGATGACGGCACTGCGTGAGCAAATTGCCAAAGTGGCGGCGATTGACACCAACGTCATCATCTACGGCGAAACCGGCTGTGGTAAAGAGCTGGTGGCGACCTGTCTGCATCAGGAAAGTCCGCGCCGACATTTCAATTTTGTGCCAATTAACTGCGGCGCTATTCCGGAAAGCCTGTTTGAAAGCGAGCTGTTTGGTCACGAAGCGGGCGCGTTTACCGGCGCGGTGAAAAAGCGTATCGGGAAGTTGGAGTTTGCCGACAAAGGAACGCTGTTTCTCGATGAAATCGAGAGTATGCCGCTGTCGATGCAGGTCAAAGTACTGCGGGCGCTGCAAGAGCATGTGGTGGAACGCGTTGGTGGCAACCAGAAAGTGGCGATCGATTTGCGTGTGATTGCGGCTGCCAAAGAAGATCTGTTGGAACATCCGGAGTTTCGTCAGGACTTGTTCTATCGTCTCAACGTGGCGCAGCTCTATTTGCCGCCGCTGCGCGAACGCGACGAAGATGCGTTGTTGCTGTTTGAACACTTCACGTTGCAAGCCAATCCGCAAACCCGCGTCGCCAGCGAAGCGGATCAGCATGCACTGCTCAGCTACGCCTGGCCGGGTAACGTGCGTGAACTGCGCAACGTGGCCATTCGTTTCGCACTGGATGAATCGCTGACAGTCGGGGAAATTTTGGCCAGTCGCCCGAATGCCACCACCGAAGAGGCCAGCGCCGGATTGCCGCTGTCGATTCAGTTGCAAACGTTCGAGCGCAAGGTGATTCACGATGCGCTGACCAGGCATCGCGGCAGCATCAGCGACACCATGAGAGAGCTGGATCTGCCGCGTCGCACCCTCAATCAGAAAATGCAGAAGTATGGGCTCAATCGCAGCGATTACACCCAGGATGACGAGGAGACGCGTTCCCAATCCAGCGGCAAGTAA
- a CDS encoding universal stress protein: MKYQHILVALELSDDSKPLIDKAVSFAEVTGADVSFIHIDGTIGEIYKELIDIQADPNQKPLNDRSNKMLKSLQQYSDFPIKHFYVGTGDLSDKLGMIIADNGFDLLICGHHHDFVSKLVSYSRHLINKSPIDILVVPI; this comes from the coding sequence ATGAAATACCAACATATCCTGGTCGCGCTCGAACTCTCAGACGACAGCAAACCGCTCATCGATAAAGCGGTGTCGTTTGCCGAGGTAACGGGCGCGGACGTGTCATTTATTCATATCGATGGCACCATTGGCGAGATCTACAAAGAGCTGATCGACATTCAGGCCGATCCGAACCAGAAGCCGCTCAATGACCGTTCAAACAAAATGCTCAAATCGCTACAACAATACAGCGATTTTCCGATCAAACATTTCTATGTCGGCACTGGCGATCTGAGTGACAAACTCGGGATGATCATCGCCGATAACGGTTTTGATCTGCTGATTTGCGGTCACCACCATGACTTTGTCAGCAAGTTAGTCTCCTATTCTCGCCATCTGATCAACAAATCCCCCATCGATATTCTGGTGGTTCCGATCTGA